From the Pseudomonas monsensis genome, the window GTGCCTGGTGGCCGGCGGGATCTTGCAGCAAGCGTTCAAGGGTATCGAACAAACCGTCCGAACCTTGCTGATCACGCAGGGTCTGCCATTGAGTTCTTCTGGCGGACACCTCGTCGGCGGACAGGCCGGCGGTCCAGCGTGCCATCGGGTCATCAGCCATGGCCCGAACGACGGCCGGGCCCCGTCCGCGGGCGGAGTCGATCAGATTGTTGCGGCCGGTCAACGGTGTCTCGGCTTCTATCAGGCGTTCGTTGTAACGGTTGAGGCGTGTAAGGGTTTCCGCGGATAACGGATTTCTGCCAATGTCGGTGACGTTGTTGACCCGTGCGGTGTGCGCCAGGCGCTCGTCCGGTGGCGCGATGACCGCGTCGTGAATCTCCGTGATCCGGTTGTGACGCAGATTGACGGTGTCGAGCAAGGGCTGGTCGACAAGTCCCGTGGGGAATGCGTCGATGCCAGTGCTCGCCAGATTGAGCGAGCGCATATCGAGGATCTGGCTGAAGTCCGGGGTGATAGCCAAATGAGGGTTGTCGTTCAGCCACAGGGCGCGCAGTGTGCTGCGTCCGGCCAGAACCTGAGCGCTCTCGGCGGTCAGGGCAATCTGGTTGTCCTGCAAAAACAGACGGGTCAGACCGTGCATTTCGCCAACGGCGGGTGGTAGTTCACGCAGTTGATTGCGCGAAAGGTCCAGCCAGCGCACATGGCGAAAACGGGTCAGAAAACCTTCGGGCGACGTGCTCAGGCTCATGTTGCTCAGTTTCAGCGAACCGACATGACTGAAGTCCACATCAATGTCCGGCAGGCTGGGCAGGTTCAGACCGCTGAGGTCCAGCTCGAGGCCGATCGGCGTTTGGTCGTTGGCCAGTTTCTGGGGTGTTTCACGCCGCCAGCAAGCGAGTATCCGATTGCTCGCCTCGGTCCGGTCGTTACGGTTTTGCGCGTTGATCTGCAATTGATTCGCCCGAATATAGCGCTGACGGATGCCACCGCCGGAAAACACCCAGGCATCGAGCTGGCCTTTCAGCATGCTGAACTCCTGTTCGAGGTTATTGAGCCGGATGCCTGCGGCGTCCTGTTCAAGGCTCCAGATGAAGTCCCGACAGGCCTTGATGCTTTTGCCCGGATACAAGCGCCGATAACGCTGAACCCCTGAATCTTCGGTATCAAAGGCTGTCGGGCGCGTCGTCTTGATCAGCTCGGGATGTTCTTTGTTCAGTCGCCGCCAGTAACTGTCGAATTCTCTCCAGTAGCCCGGAGGGAAGTCGTTACCCGCCAGGTGTGTGACCGAGTTGATACGCGCCACTGACGCCAGGCGTTCTGCGGCCGGATTAATGAAGGCCTGTGGCACTTCCCGAAGCGAGTTGTGGCTCAGATTCAGGTCTGTCAAGGCGCTCATCTCCTCCAGGCCTGTCGGCCAGTGAGTGATTCCGGTGTGACTGAGATCCAGCGAATTCAATCCGGACATGCCACTGAAGTCCGGTGTGTTGTTCAAAGGATTATGGGAAAGGTCGAGCGCAATCAACTGGTTCAGGCCGGCCAGCCTTGCAGCGCCTTGTTGATCCAGTTCTATGTGGTTCGAGCTCAAGTCCAGCCGTGTCAGCTTGCGCATGTCCGCCACCGGAGCCGGTAGTTTTTCAAGGCTGGAATGCTTGATGGACAAGCTGCGCAGGTCGGAAAAACCGGACAGAAAAGTCTCGGCGGCAGCCGACCCGTTGACGCCCGAAAGCGTTAACACGCGCACGTGACTGAAATCCGCGCTCAGTACCGGCAGGGATATGCCTTCGGCGGACAATATCAGCCGCGCCGCAGTCTCGTGACGCCAGCAGCGTTTGATCTCATCGGCGATCAGCTTCGCCTTGACCTCTGAAGCTGAGGAGGTCTGCGCGCCGCTTTCGATCCAGGCAAGCAAATCCTTTTTCAGGGTTTTGTATTCAGCTTCCTTGCGAGTCAGCGCGGCGCTGGCGGTGTCGCCAAACCACTGGAGCCAGGTCGCAACCTGTTGATCGTCAAAGGAGGGGAACAGTTTACGCACGCGAGGCTCCAGCCTTTTCGGGCGATTGACGAAAGCGGCCAAGCGCTCGGCCAGACTTTGGCGCACCGGCCGTTCCGGTTCGCCACGGCGCATTCCGCCCGTTCCCGCGACGTTGACGCCCACCCAGCCATCCCGGGGGTCGAACACGATGGCTTCCGATCGGCCGGGACGAGTGGCGACATACACGTTGTCCGGGTCACGGGCCACCGGATCCTGCGTCCGGATGATGCGCATCACCGCCGCGTGGGGCGACGACGCCTCCTGATCATGCAAGACCTGATAGGTGCGTTCGTGGATCACCACGTAGAGTTTGCCCTCGTGACGGATCAGGCCGTCGCCATCGACTTCGACGTAGGCGAAGTCCAGCGTTGTCCGGAAGGCTTCAAGGCGGGTCTCGGACAGTGTGAAGATGATCGACTCAAGGTCCGGGCGCGGATGCCAGAGCGCGCTGTCGGCATCACGCACCAGCACCGGGCCGGAAGGGGTCAGTTCGCTGTGCAGTCTGGCGCGGTACAGACCGGTCAACGGATCGATGCCGATCTGCACGATGCCGCCGTCCGGCACATCGACATATGGGCGTCCCTTGAGTGTACGAAAACCTTGTGCGTCAGCCTCCGGCAAGCGTGCGCCAGTGGCGATCCAGTAGGACTCGATGGCTGTTTGCGCACGGGGCGAAGGCAGGGTTGCAGCCGTCGGCAGCTCATGAACGGTCAATGGAGGGGCTGGCGCAATCGCATCGGGATTGACGTCGGGTCGTGCTCTGCCAGGCTCGGGGTGGTACCGCGCCAGCATCGTGGTTGGCGCCCAGACATCGATCCGGCCCGGTCTGTCGAGCGACGACGAGGGGGCCTGTGCGGGGGAGGTCGCAGGGGAATGGATGTCGACAGTGGTGGTGCCTCTGACGGGGGGGCGAATCTTCATATTTTCATCCTTGCAGGGTTGCCCCTCGACCCTCGCGAACGAGAGCCGTGAGGCATTTGGCGTCATTGCCTTGAGGTTTATCCGGCGGTCTTAAGCCGCCAGGTTGAATATTTTTTGTGCGGTTTTGCCATCGAAGGTTTCACGCCAGATGGCCACGTGCGGTAAACCGGCCTGTTCATCCCTGCGCTGGGACAACGTGCCGCGTCCGGCCTGCTCAAGGGTTTTCAGATGCCCGCCCTTGACCGTGAAATTCAGCGCATGGCTGTCGTGGGCCTCGTAGTGGAAATGGGCTTCCCATAACGGCGTGGTGTCAGAGCGATCATTGATCGAATAAACGTCGAGAAATGTTTTTTTCGCGCCTTTGCCCATCGGTTTGCGAGACACCTTACGGACCACATCGAGTTCGCCATGGTCGAGCAGATAATTCAGGCGCATGACATCCAGCACGGCTCTGTTTTTGTACATGCGCACCAGAACGTTTTGTCCTTCTTCGGTCAGTGAGTCGCCAGCGCTGCGCAAGCGTGCGACCAGCCCGGCAGTTTCGCTGTCATCGACGGCCTGTTGATGGTTTTCCAGCAATCTTGCCTGATCGTTGAGGCGATCGGCCTCGGCGCCCAGATACTCGAGAATATCCGTCGGGTTGGTTTTTCTGGCTTCCCTGGATTTTGCTTCGGCCAAGTGTCCGGCGACGCCGGCCAGCAGGCGACGGGCTTCGCTGAGGCGTTCGGGCCGTGGTGTGTCGACAATGTGCGGGCGCACCGGCAACCATTCGCCCTGGTGTTTTTCGTAGCGCTGCGGCGGGCTGTCGGGGCGGAACGGGTCGGGCACCTTGAGCGTGACATTACCATCGGCAGCGATTTCCGTTTCTCCCACCAGTACCTTGTAAGTGCCGTGTTGGCGGGTACGGAACATTTTCCTGGGCGGCGCCGGAACGGCTGGCGAGGTATTCGACTGCGGCGGAACAAAGTCGAAATCGATCTCCTGATCGAGATGCGGAAGCTCGGTGTTGCGCTCGAACCTGTCATAGATAGTGGTCAGGCGACTTTCGATTTTGCTTTCGTATTGCTCGATCAGCGTAATGATTTCTTTGATGTAGCCGACCTTTTCCGGACTTTCCAGCGTCATTAACGCTGCGAATCGGCCTTTCTCGTTCTTTAGCTGATCGACGGCCAATAACAACGCCAAGGGTTGCTGGTGCTCGGGAATGCTCTTCAGACTTTCGGTGAACAGGTCGATTGCCCGTAACGATTCCATGCCCGGACTGGGCGGATTCGGAGAGTCATCCGTCAGCAGGCGCAGGTAAAGCGTCAACTGGTTGAATTTGATCTGATCGACGCCGGGGAGCTTGTTGTTCAATTCATCCAGGTCAGACACTGAGCTGGGGTCGGATTTCTTGATGTGTTCCATCAAGGCCTGACGGTCTTCGAGCAGCTTGAGCTTCTTGTTCAGATGGGTAATGACTCTCCGGTAAGTGCTTACGGACACGGCCAAGGCGAGAGGTTTGACTCGCATGTCCATGATCACCATGAGCCGGTTCAGGTTCTCCACCCGTTCCTTCTGGAACGTTCGCAATTCCCGCTTATATTGCCCGCTGGCTTTCAAATGCTTGAGCCATTCCCTGTTATCGATCAGCGACTGCACGAAGTCCGCCTGCATTTTGAGGAGTTTGAGCATGTGCACTTCAAGCTTGATCAGGGCCTCGGTTCTTTCGGTACTGCCTTCGGGTTGCAGCCGCACCTGCTCATGCAGGGCATCGTATTGTTGCGATGACCTTTCAATGGCCTTGTGCGCGTTATGAATGGGCTGGTAGCGCTGCATCAGTTCGTCATGTATCGGTTTGAACGCCGGATGGCGTGGCATGCCGCCCTTGAGACCGGTGTTGATTGCCAGCCATTCGTTTCGCTCGTTTCGGGTGACTGCCAGGGTTGCCCCGGCGCGACTGGCGTTATAGGTATTGGCGGTGTCGGTGGCCACGGGGTCAGCCGGTTTGACGATGCGCCAGACCGCCCGTTCGGGCGTGGAGGCATCGAGATCCTGCAATGCCTGATAAGCATGGCCACGGATGACCACGTAGCGTTTGCCTGCGTGACTGAACAGACCGTGGACATCGGCGGCGGCAGTCCTGAAGTCCAGGTCCGTGCGAAAGGCAGCCAGACGCGTATCGGTCAGCGGCAAGCTGTCCGCGTCGAGTGGCGTGTGCGGGTGCCAGAGCCGGCTGACGGGATCGCGCAGAAGCAGCGGGCCGGAAGCGATCAGCTCGCTGGGCAGTCGGGCTCTGAACAGTCCCGTGTCCGGATCTCTCGCAACCAGCGTGACACGGCTGTTGGCCAGATCGACGTAGCGCCGTCCCCTGTGCACCCTGAAACCATCGCTGTTGGCATCCGGCAGCGCGGGGATGGCTGGCATGCTGTAACCCTCGATCGACTGCGGTGTTGTCGGCTGGATACTGAGGGGCGACTCGTTGAGCGTCACCGAAGGCGCCCGCGTGGGCATTATCGCGTCCGCATTGATGTCGCCCGTCTCGGACCGCGATGGCACTGTGCGGCGTGTCGAATTGACCCGGCCTGCGTCGATGTGGTGTGAAGGGGTGGGCGTACTCGGAGGCCGGGCCGGAGGGTGAACGTCGACCGCTACATTGAGTCGGGTGGGTGGTTTGATCACCATGGTTTCATCCTTGAAAAGTGTGCTGTGAGTGGCTCATGTCGCCAGTTCGAATATTTTCTGTGCGGTTTTGCCATCAATGCTTTCGCGCCAGATGGGGGCATGCTCGTGTCCGCTTCGGGCGTCCCTGCGTTGCGAGCTAATGCCCAGGCGGCTCTGCTCGAGGGTCTTGAGGTGGCCGCCGCGTGCGGTGAAGCCCTGCTTCGGGCTGTTCATGCGGTCGTAGTGAAAGTGCGCGTGCCAGAGGGGGGCGCCGGTGCTTCTGTCGTTGAGCGAATAAACGTCGAGAAAGTGTTTGTCCGAGCCCTTGCCGGAGACCGTGCGTGGCTGGGTCTGCACCACGCTGATCTGTTCCTTGGCGATCAAGTAGGCCAGTCGGTCGGCGCTGAGAAACGCCTTGTCTTTGTACAGGCGAATCCGGATGTGTTCGCCTTCGCTGCGCAGGCGGAGGCTGTCCTGCTGCAGACGCTGGACGAAGGTGACGGTGTCGGCGTCGGTGCGATCGGGGGCGGTATCGATCTGTCTGGCGAGGTGATCGCAAGCGTCCGCCTTGCTGCCGAGAAACTCGACAATATTGGTGGCATTGCGTTTTTCCCGTTCGTCCTGCCAGGCCCGGTCGAGCCAGGATTGCGTGCGTTGCAGTTGCTGCCCGGCCTGTGCCCTGAGCGCTGGCAGAGGCGTGGCCTGCAGAGGCACGATCGGGCGCCACTGGCCTTCTTGCAGTGCGTAGGTATGCATGACCTGAACGGCGTCCACGGGGCTCATGACATCAATCACTTCCACGCCGGTCTCGGAGCGGCGCGGGCGCCCGACCTTGATCTTGTCGACCCCGTGGTGCCTGGCGCGGAAAACCCGTCGGAGGCTGGCGGGCGGTGCGCTGCGGTCCTGCGGCGGGATGAAGTCGAAGTCGATGGGCTGTTCGTGCGCCGGCAGCATCGACGTCTTCAGTAATTGCCGGTGATAACGGTTCAGGCTTTCTTCAAGTGTGGTTTCGAAAGCCTGGACCGCCTCGACGATCTTTGCGTGTGAACGGGCAGGCTCGGCGCCGGGCGGCAACGGCATGTGTTCGAACGCGGCGCGAATGGCCGTGCATTGGTCGAACAGGCTGCTCAGCACCGCAACGCGGGTTTCTTCCGGCATGCCCTTGAGTGCCCGGTAGGAGAACGTTACCTGGCCGAACGAATACGCCAGGTACTTGGCATTGAAGTCATGGCTGGCCAGGGAGGTTGCGGCATCGGGCAGCGTGCGACTTTCGGCATAGACCCAGAAGGCGACGATTTCATGAATTTCTATCGGGTCGTACGCCGCCGCCTTCAACTCCTCCTCGGACAGGCGCCACTTGTGCAACAGTTCCTCGGCAAAATGCTCACGCTGTTTCATGATTACCAGCTTGTCCGCCAGATGTGTGGCGACTGCGCGGTATTCGATGTCGGGGCCGCCGAAGATCGGGCCGTCGAGCAACTTGCGTGAATCGTTGGCGATCATCAACTGGTTGCAGGACAGGATCTGTCCCTTGCGCAGCGTGATCAGTTTGTTTTTGTAGGCCTCACGGCCCTTGATGGCGACGACGGCCTCCTTGTGTTCGAGGTGCAGACTGACGGTTTTTTCCAGTATTCCCAGTTCTCGCCGGTGCTGGTCTTCCAGTTGCACCAGGATGTTTCGCTCGTTCTGCTTGTCTTTGGCTGCCAGCCATCGGTATCCCAACTGATCGGTCATGGTGATCGCCTGCTCTAATTCCAGATCCATCAACCGCAGCTCCAAGGCCAGATCGGCTGAATGGCTGGCGGCGGACGTTTGCCCCCGTCTGCGCATCCCGCTGGTACCGCCCACCTGGGCGGCGACCCAGCCATGCCGCGCATCGAAAACGATCGGCTCCGAGCGCCCCGGGCGTGTCCCGATGTAAATATTGCCGTGGTCCCGGGCCACGGGATCTGCGGGATGAACGATGCGCATGACCGTCGACCTCGGTGAGGACGCGTCCAGATCATGCAGCACCTGATACGCGTGTTCTGCGATGACTGCATACAGCTTGCCGTTGAATCGGTACAGGCGATCCGTCCCGGGCTCGATACCGCTGAAATCGAGCGCCGTACGAAAGGCTTCGAGGCGTGCGTCAGACAGGAGAAAAGTGGCCGGTCTGGCATCATCGAGCGGATGCCACAGCCGGCTCTGTGCATCGCGTATCAACACGGGGCCGGAGGGGCTGAGCTCACTGGGCAGGCGGGCCCGGTAGAGTCCCGTGTCCGGATCCTTCTTCACCAGCGCCACGCGGTCGTCTGGCAGGTCGACGTAGTAGCGTCCCTTGAACATCCGTAATCCCTGGTCATCGGCAGGCGGCAAGCGGATATCGGCGCTGTGCCAGTAATCTTCCAGCGATCGCATCTCAGGACGGTGGCTGACTGGCGTGGAGGACGCCGCCGTGATTGTGACCGCAGGCACGCGGTGAATGGCATCCAGATCAGGGCTGTCCGGCGTATACCGGGCAGGGGCGCGCGCACCGGCGCTGGATACTCGCGTGCGCGGCGCTTGCCCGCTGACGACAGCGCCGGGACGTGGATGGACATCGACAATTGCCGTGCCCCTGATGGGTGGTTTCGGTGACATTTCTTCATCCTTGAAGGGTTGTCACATCGGCTGCCGATAATGGCTGGCCGATGGGGAGTCAGGTTGTGTGGCCGGTTTTGGCGCCTCAGGGGGGGCGAGACCGGCAAGGTATCGGCTCAAAGAGAAACCGACCATTGCCGTCGGAATTGGTCAAAATTTGTGCTATATTCCGCGCCCGCGATTTTTCATCTCAACACCGGTCGTCGACATGCAAGCAGCCAAGCCGTTATTTGACTATCCAAAATATTGGGCCGAATGTTTCGGACC encodes:
- a CDS encoding NEL-type E3 ubiquitin ligase domain-containing protein; the protein is MKIRPPVRGTTTVDIHSPATSPAQAPSSSLDRPGRIDVWAPTTMLARYHPEPGRARPDVNPDAIAPAPPLTVHELPTAATLPSPRAQTAIESYWIATGARLPEADAQGFRTLKGRPYVDVPDGGIVQIGIDPLTGLYRARLHSELTPSGPVLVRDADSALWHPRPDLESIIFTLSETRLEAFRTTLDFAYVEVDGDGLIRHEGKLYVVIHERTYQVLHDQEASSPHAAVMRIIRTQDPVARDPDNVYVATRPGRSEAIVFDPRDGWVGVNVAGTGGMRRGEPERPVRQSLAERLAAFVNRPKRLEPRVRKLFPSFDDQQVATWLQWFGDTASAALTRKEAEYKTLKKDLLAWIESGAQTSSASEVKAKLIADEIKRCWRHETAARLILSAEGISLPVLSADFSHVRVLTLSGVNGSAAAETFLSGFSDLRSLSIKHSSLEKLPAPVADMRKLTRLDLSSNHIELDQQGAARLAGLNQLIALDLSHNPLNNTPDFSGMSGLNSLDLSHTGITHWPTGLEEMSALTDLNLSHNSLREVPQAFINPAAERLASVARINSVTHLAGNDFPPGYWREFDSYWRRLNKEHPELIKTTRPTAFDTEDSGVQRYRRLYPGKSIKACRDFIWSLEQDAAGIRLNNLEQEFSMLKGQLDAWVFSGGGIRQRYIRANQLQINAQNRNDRTEASNRILACWRRETPQKLANDQTPIGLELDLSGLNLPSLPDIDVDFSHVGSLKLSNMSLSTSPEGFLTRFRHVRWLDLSRNQLRELPPAVGEMHGLTRLFLQDNQIALTAESAQVLAGRSTLRALWLNDNPHLAITPDFSQILDMRSLNLASTGIDAFPTGLVDQPLLDTVNLRHNRITEIHDAVIAPPDERLAHTARVNNVTDIGRNPLSAETLTRLNRYNERLIEAETPLTGRNNLIDSARGRGPAVVRAMADDPMARWTAGLSADEVSARRTQWQTLRDQQGSDGLFDTLERLLQDPAGHQALQQRVWKVIDSITENSPESERLRRELFSRAGEATCCDRAAFTFANLEVRTMMYNARTQARDQAQGPELSALSKSLFRLHEVDKIASADIARREAAISETRGTQAGAAHVQEEVEIRLAYRHGLKDRLQLPGQPERMGFAQLADVSKAQLDAAYEKVIALDNSPEEFQALISREFWQEFVTHKYRSQFESQRQPFQDRQATLDAAHNAKTLAFADYDEQSRALQASLAIEEAALVETLTRQELSEQAARTTDEQTTREAE